A stretch of DNA from Nitrososphaerota archaeon:
AAGGTGCTGTCTAGCTGTCTCTGGGACTCAGCTGATCTTTTTTCGGGCTATCTTCTCGGGTTTCTTTGACTCGGCTTAACCTGACGTTTAGGACTCCGTTGACATACGATATGTCGATTAGGCTCAGCCCTTTAGGTATAGAGACCTTCTTCTTGAAATCGTCTCCACCGAAGATTGTAAGTGATCCATCGCGGAGTTCCACCTTGATGTCCTCAATCGGCCCCGGCACCTCAGCTACAAAGGTCACAGTATCTTTCCCTTCAAGA
This window harbors:
- a CDS encoding Hsp20/alpha crystallin family protein — translated: MSDNRAPQASNNYLADVVSMFILVAGVFLVGVLLLFLVKVQRGLLGLILAGLAAALVVYWLREIRQMMKKELGPGQTAKKWNYDILEGKDTVTFVAEVPGPIEDIKVELRDGSLTIFGGDDFKKKVSIPKGLSLIDISYVNGVLNVRLSRVKETREDSPKKDQLSPRDS